A single window of Paenibacillus sp. FSL H8-0537 DNA harbors:
- a CDS encoding ATP-binding protein — protein MNSFRNRLTIIMILMIALSVTAAGLIMANTFKQNHISALEDNMVREMHIILAKMEWKQGTLSEVEPYFTEEAKSLKGFTGARVTFISGDGIVVGDSDHEVSTMDNHNSRSEVAEAREDGVGRTIRESDTLHQNLLYVAILSDSSNPNSNVIRLAMSLSDVEQSIRNVWTVIGGGLLLLFLAAAFVSYRIALSLTRPLEQITSVAKRIKNMDYQARVVVAKQDEIGELGNAINAMADSLQVQMTQIRQNESQLESVLDNMINGVVMIDRTGRFVLMNRHAEELLGFSARELVGRHYAEGKQQFELAQMIQEGLETREHIREEVTFYFPEERLLELNLVPIEQEGEEYEGMLLVLQDVTAIRRLERMRSEFVANVSHELKTPITAIKGFAETLIAGAVDDAETSRSFLQIIFDESDRLNRLIGDILELSKIESRRVPLYFSPVNMDIFMDKTLKLLEAEASRKVIELKMDLEAGLYMEADEDRLRQIVMNLLSNGINYTPEGGRVTVKMEGINEDHIRIRISDTGIGIPKKDLPRIFERFYRVDKARSRSSGGTGLGLSIVKHLIELHKGTISVTSEVGRGTTFIIELPVLQQ, from the coding sequence GTGAACAGCTTTCGAAATCGGCTGACGATTATTATGATTTTAATGATTGCTTTATCCGTTACGGCGGCCGGACTTATTATGGCAAATACGTTCAAGCAAAATCATATTAGTGCTTTGGAAGACAATATGGTACGGGAAATGCACATCATTTTGGCGAAAATGGAATGGAAGCAGGGCACGCTGAGCGAGGTGGAGCCTTATTTTACCGAGGAAGCAAAAAGTCTGAAAGGCTTCACCGGCGCACGGGTCACCTTTATTTCCGGTGATGGTATCGTAGTGGGCGACTCGGATCATGAAGTGTCCACGATGGACAATCACAACAGCCGCTCGGAGGTAGCCGAAGCGCGCGAGGACGGCGTCGGCCGCACGATCAGGGAAAGCGATACGCTGCACCAGAATCTGCTGTATGTGGCGATATTGAGCGATAGCAGCAACCCGAACTCCAATGTTATCCGATTGGCGATGAGCCTCAGTGATGTAGAGCAGAGCATCCGCAACGTATGGACGGTGATTGGCGGCGGACTGCTGCTGCTGTTTTTGGCTGCTGCCTTTGTCAGCTACCGTATTGCGCTCAGTCTGACGCGGCCGCTTGAGCAAATTACAAGCGTTGCGAAGCGGATTAAAAATATGGATTATCAGGCGCGCGTGGTGGTAGCCAAGCAGGATGAGATTGGCGAGCTTGGCAATGCGATTAACGCCATGGCAGACAGCCTGCAGGTGCAAATGACGCAGATCCGCCAAAATGAAAGCCAGCTGGAAAGCGTGCTGGACAACATGATCAACGGCGTCGTCATGATTGATCGTACCGGCCGCTTCGTGCTGATGAACAGGCACGCAGAGGAATTGCTTGGCTTCTCGGCACGCGAGCTCGTTGGGCGCCATTACGCCGAAGGCAAACAGCAATTTGAGCTGGCTCAAATGATTCAGGAGGGGCTGGAAACTCGCGAGCATATCCGCGAGGAGGTTACGTTCTATTTTCCCGAGGAGCGGCTGCTGGAGCTGAATCTGGTGCCGATCGAGCAAGAGGGAGAAGAATATGAGGGAATGCTGCTCGTGCTGCAGGATGTGACAGCTATTCGCCGCTTGGAGCGGATGCGCAGCGAATTCGTTGCGAATGTATCGCATGAGCTGAAAACGCCGATTACGGCGATTAAAGGCTTTGCGGAGACGCTGATCGCAGGAGCTGTAGATGATGCGGAAACTTCGCGCTCGTTTTTGCAAATTATTTTTGATGAGAGCGATCGGCTGAATCGGTTGATCGGGGATATACTGGAGCTGTCGAAAATCGAGTCGCGGCGGGTTCCGCTTTATTTTTCACCAGTCAATATGGATATATTTATGGATAAAACGCTCAAGCTGCTGGAGGCGGAGGCATCGCGCAAGGTAATTGAGCTGAAGATGGACCTGGAAGCAGGCCTATATATGGAAGCGGATGAGGATCGGCTGCGGCAAATTGTGATGAATTTGCTTTCGAACGGCATCAACTATACGCCAGAGGGCGGGCGGGTGACCGTGAAAATGGAAGGCATAAACGAGGACCATATCCGCATACGTATCAGCGACACGGGAATCGGCATTCCGAAGAAGGATTTGCCGCGCATCTTTGAGCGCTTCTACCGGGTGGACAAGGCGCGTTCGCGCAGTTCAGGCGGCACGGGACTTGGCTTGTCGATCGTGAAGCATTTGATTGAGCTGCACAAAGGAACGATATCGGTAACGAGCGAAGTGGGCCGTGGAACGACATTTATTATTGAGCTGCCCGTGCTTCAGCAGTAG
- a CDS encoding bile acid:sodium symporter family protein, which yields MFVIIPFSLIAGFIFADRLSSMVAAVPYLFAYVTLTMALGCGVKELGAVMKRPGVLAWTFLLAHVFCPIIAYGLGTLLFGASSPYVVGLVLFTIIPLGVSTVLWVGMSGGSVPLMLAMVVIDSALCPFVVPAGLHLFFQTAVEIESAPLMLDLLLIIVLPTLLGVLLHQLSRGRLQEQVKPVAAPLSKLCFVAVVALNAAAIAPYTEQLKGDLFKLLPLVVLLVSLCYAVGFIGTMRAVSKEVQITVSFATGMRNISLGMVLALGYFSPLAAVPVVLSIMVQQPLATLHHFILQKMQKRREHLRI from the coding sequence ATGTTTGTTATTATTCCCTTTTCGTTAATTGCTGGCTTTATATTCGCCGATAGGCTTAGCAGCATGGTGGCTGCCGTGCCTTATTTGTTCGCTTATGTGACGCTGACAATGGCGCTTGGCTGCGGGGTGAAGGAGCTTGGAGCGGTTATGAAGAGGCCGGGCGTGCTTGCCTGGACGTTTCTGCTCGCGCATGTGTTCTGTCCAATTATCGCCTATGGCCTTGGCACGCTGCTGTTTGGCGCATCGTCGCCCTATGTGGTGGGGCTTGTGCTGTTTACCATTATTCCGCTGGGCGTGTCTACGGTTCTGTGGGTAGGCATGTCAGGCGGCAGCGTGCCGCTCATGCTTGCGATGGTCGTTATCGATTCGGCATTATGCCCGTTCGTCGTGCCTGCGGGGCTCCATTTATTTTTTCAAACGGCAGTAGAGATCGAGAGCGCACCGCTCATGCTGGATTTGCTGCTCATCATCGTGCTGCCAACGCTGCTCGGCGTGCTGCTTCATCAATTGAGCCGAGGGCGGCTGCAGGAGCAGGTTAAACCGGTAGCAGCGCCGCTTTCAAAGCTGTGCTTTGTGGCGGTAGTTGCGCTGAATGCGGCGGCAATTGCTCCCTATACCGAGCAGCTTAAGGGCGATCTGTTCAAGCTGCTGCCGCTCGTTGTGCTGCTCGTCTCGCTATGCTACGCTGTCGGCTTTATCGGAACGATGCGTGCAGTAAGCAAAGAAGTGCAAATTACGGTATCGTTTGCGACAGGCATGCGCAACATTTCCTTAGGCATGGTGCTGGCGCTCGGCTATTTCAGCCCTCTGGCCGCCGTACCCGTTGTTCTGTCTATTATGGTGCAGCAGCCACTGGCGACGCTCCATCATTTTATTTTGCAAAAGATGCAAAAAAGGAGAGAACACTTAAGGATATAG
- the yfbR gene encoding 5'-deoxynucleotidase has protein sequence MDSHFFAYMYRLNYIERWSLMRNTTKENVAEHSFHVALLVHMLCEIGNSLFEKQYNADRAVTLALFHDATEVFTGDIPTPVKHHNPKMLASFRELEALAAERLLAMVPEPMQKTYAPLLGKHHGSISSEEQTLQAMVKAADLLDAYLKCLNELSAGNREFLVARGQTEQALAALNMPEVEWFLTHMAPSLGMTLDELSD, from the coding sequence ATGGATAGTCATTTTTTTGCTTACATGTACCGCCTCAACTATATTGAGCGCTGGAGTCTCATGCGCAATACGACAAAGGAAAACGTCGCCGAGCACTCCTTCCATGTCGCCCTGCTCGTGCATATGCTTTGCGAAATCGGCAATTCGCTTTTTGAAAAGCAATATAATGCTGATCGCGCGGTGACGCTCGCTTTGTTCCACGATGCGACGGAGGTGTTTACTGGCGACATTCCTACGCCGGTCAAGCATCATAATCCTAAAATGCTCGCCAGCTTTCGCGAGCTTGAAGCGCTCGCCGCTGAGCGGCTGCTTGCCATGGTTCCTGAGCCGATGCAGAAAACCTATGCCCCGCTGCTGGGCAAGCACCACGGCAGCATTTCTTCTGAGGAGCAGACGCTTCAAGCGATGGTGAAGGCCGCTGATTTGCTCGACGCTTACTTGAAATGCCTCAATGAACTATCGGCAGGCAATCGCGAATTTCTCGTGGCACGGGGTCAAACTGAGCAAGCGCTGGCTGCATTAAATATGCCCGAGGTTGAATGGTTTCTCACCCATATGGCGCCAAGCCTCGGCATGACGCTTGATGAGCTGTCTGACTGA
- a CDS encoding IS1182 family transposase (programmed frameshift), with translation MLRSNRDKQQSYEFVSIEDLVPADHMLRKIDKYIDFSFIDEKVRHLYSQDNGRPAIDPLVLFKMIFLGYFYGIRSERQLEREVQTNLAYRWFLGLGLTDRVPDHTTISWNRRTRFKDTSVFQDIFDEIVLQAVSHRMVGGRVLVSDSTHVKANANKNKYTKEQVKQNTRDYLDELNAAVETDRQTQGKKPLKPREEVNEDKEVKVSTTDPDSGYMFREGKPEGFFYLDHRTVDVKYNLITDVFVTAGNVHDSVPYLSRLDRQRKRFGFEVEAVALDSGYMTTPICKGLEERKIFGVIAHRRFHPTQGLYPKWKFTYEAERNVYRCPEQQELVYRTTDRHGYRHYASDPKRCAACPVLEKCTRSRNKRKIVTRHIWENSKEQVRLNRLSKSGKRLYRKRKETIERSFADAKQLHGFRYCRLRGLRNATEQALMTAAVQNMKKIALYLERRAQ, from the exons ATGCTGCGTTCTAATCGAGATAAACAACAAAGTTACGAGTTCGTTTCCATAGAAGACTTAGTGCCTGCTGATCATATGCTTCGCAAGATCGACAAGTATATTGATTTTTCCTTTATTGATGAAAAGGTTCGACATCTGTATTCACAAGATAACGGGCGTCCAGCCATTGATCCGCTTGTTCTTTTCAAGATGATCTTTCTGGGCTATTTCTACGGGATTCGTTCCGAACGTCAGCTTGAACGCGAAGTGCAAACGAATCTCGCGTATCGTTGGTTTTTAGGACTGGGATTAACGGATCGTGTGCCTGACCATACAACGATTAGTTGGAACCGGCGTACCCGGTTTAAAGATACTTCTGTTTTTCAAGACATCTTTGATGAGATTGTGCTGCAAGCCGTCTCGCATCGCATGGTTGGCGGCCGTGTGCTGGTTTCGGATTCGACCCATGTCAAAGCGAACGCGAACAAAAACAAATACACGAAAGAACAAGTCAAGCAAAACACAAGAGATTATCTCGATGAGCTAAATGCAGCCGTTGAAACGGATCGTCAAACCCAAGGAAAAAAGC CACTAAAACCACGGGAGGAGGTGAACGAGGACAAGGAAGTGAAGGTGAGCACAACGGATCCGGACAGCGGATATATGTTTCGGGAAGGCAAGCCAGAAGGCTTCTTTTATTTGGATCATCGCACCGTTGATGTGAAGTACAACCTCATTACCGATGTTTTCGTAACCGCAGGCAACGTCCATGATTCCGTCCCGTATCTCTCTCGATTAGACCGTCAGCGTAAACGTTTTGGTTTTGAGGTAGAAGCCGTTGCTTTAGATTCAGGCTACATGACCACGCCCATTTGCAAAGGGCTGGAAGAACGTAAAATCTTTGGTGTCATCGCGCATCGCAGATTTCATCCCACGCAAGGGTTGTACCCGAAGTGGAAATTCACGTATGAGGCCGAGCGAAACGTGTACCGCTGTCCCGAGCAGCAGGAACTGGTGTACCGCACGACGGATCGTCACGGGTACCGACATTATGCTTCGGATCCGAAGAGGTGTGCCGCTTGTCCTGTCCTGGAAAAATGTACGCGATCTCGCAACAAGCGAAAGATCGTCACGCGGCACATCTGGGAGAATAGTAAGGAGCAAGTGCGATTAAACCGCCTCAGCAAGTCAGGCAAAAGGCTATACCGAAAACGAAAAGAGACGATTGAGCGAAGCTTCGCGGATGCTAAACAGCTCCATGGGTTTCGCTATTGCCGGTTGCGGGGACTGCGCAATGCTACGGAGCAAGCGCTGATGACCGCAGCCGTGCAAAACATGAAGAAGATCGCCCTCTATCTTGAAAGGAGGGCGCAATAG